Proteins from one Phyllobacterium zundukense genomic window:
- a CDS encoding J domain-containing protein — MRDPYSVLGVAKSAKPEEIKSAFRKLAKKYHPDQNQDDPKAQAKFSEINQAYEIVGDKERRGQFDRGEIDAEGKQRAPQGFEGYSSAGGGDPFAGFGGGRRPGGFEFRSGGTSGLGAEDILSSLFGETGGMGGFGGATRRAGPRKGADLQATIDISLEQAGGAEKVEAVFPNGKRLAIKLPAQVENGQTIRLKGQGEAVPGGTAGDALVTVRFKPHPKFRVEGRDLHVELPVSLSDAALGSRQEVETLNGRVAVKVAPWTSSDRVLRLKGKGLPKKPDGHGDLFAHVRIMLPEHGDPALEAFLRDSSH, encoded by the coding sequence ATGCGCGATCCCTATAGCGTGTTGGGCGTCGCCAAGTCGGCGAAGCCCGAGGAAATTAAATCGGCGTTTCGCAAACTCGCCAAAAAATATCATCCCGACCAGAATCAGGATGACCCGAAAGCGCAAGCAAAATTCTCCGAAATCAATCAGGCCTACGAAATCGTTGGTGACAAGGAGCGTCGCGGCCAGTTTGACCGGGGCGAGATCGACGCCGAAGGCAAGCAGCGCGCACCGCAAGGTTTTGAAGGTTACTCGAGCGCCGGCGGCGGCGACCCGTTTGCCGGTTTCGGCGGCGGTCGCCGTCCGGGCGGTTTCGAGTTCCGTAGCGGCGGCACATCTGGCCTTGGTGCCGAGGACATATTGAGCAGCCTGTTTGGCGAGACCGGTGGCATGGGCGGCTTCGGCGGGGCCACGCGTCGCGCCGGGCCACGCAAAGGTGCCGACCTACAGGCAACTATCGATATCAGCCTTGAGCAGGCAGGTGGCGCCGAAAAGGTTGAAGCAGTGTTTCCCAACGGCAAAAGACTGGCGATCAAACTGCCCGCACAGGTTGAAAACGGTCAAACGATTCGCCTGAAGGGACAGGGAGAAGCTGTTCCTGGCGGCACCGCAGGTGATGCTTTAGTCACAGTCCGTTTCAAACCGCATCCGAAATTTCGGGTCGAGGGCAGGGACCTTCATGTCGAACTTCCTGTTTCGTTGAGTGACGCTGCCCTCGGTTCGCGGCAGGAAGTCGAAACGCTCAATGGTCGTGTAGCCGTCAAAGTCGCGCCGTGGACCAGTTCCGACAGGGTTTTACGGCTGAAAGGCAAGGGTTTGCCAAAGAAGCCAGATGGCCATGGCGATCTGTTCGCTCACGTCCGCATTATGTTGCCAGAACATGGGG